In a single window of the Nitrospira sp. MA-1 genome:
- the rplL gene encoding 50S ribosomal protein L7/L12, with translation MSKEDFIKVIEGMSVLELSDLVKGLEDRFGVTAAAPVGVMAAAVGAAAPAAEEQTEFTVVLGSAPADKKIQVIKVVREITGLGLKEAKDLVEAAPKAVKEGVSKEESENIKKKLQDVGATVEVK, from the coding sequence ATGTCAAAAGAAGATTTCATTAAGGTTATAGAGGGCATGAGTGTCCTTGAATTGTCGGATCTTGTTAAGGGTCTGGAGGATCGGTTCGGTGTGACGGCAGCGGCGCCAGTTGGTGTGATGGCTGCTGCAGTTGGCGCAGCGGCTCCAGCCGCCGAAGAGCAGACGGAGTTTACAGTAGTCCTAGGTTCTGCTCCAGCGGATAAAAAGATTCAAGTCATCAAGGTGGTGCGAGAGATTACTGGGTTGGGCTTGAAGGAAGCTAAGGACCTCGTCGAAGCGGCCCCGAAGGCGGTGAAGGAGGGCGTGTCTAAAGAGGAGTCTGAGAATATTAAGAAAAAGCTTCAAGATGTTGGTGCAACTGTAGAAGTAAAGTAG